The nucleotide sequence TCAGAGGCACTTCGGTGCCTCTTTTTGTTATTGCTGGTTTCGTTACTGCTGGTTTTGTTGCTGCCGGTTTGCAGTGATAAACTGCCGCCTTTGACTCCGACTGAATCACAGGAAAGATCACGTCTTATGCGCTTAAAAGCGATCAAGCTGGCTGGCTTTAAATCCTTTGTTGACCCAACAACCGTGCCGTTTAATACCAATATGACGGGCATTGTTGGGCCGAACGGTTGTGGTAAATCCAATACCATTGACGCGGTGCGTTGGGTGATGGGCGAAAGCTCAGCCAAGTACCTGCGTGGCGATGCCATGACCGATGTGATCTTTAACGGCTCGGCTGAACGTAAGCCCGTCGGTAAAGCCAGTGTTGATCTGATCTTTGATAACTCCGATGGCACCTTGCGTGGTGAATACGCTGCCTACAGCGAAATCAGCCTGCGCCGTCAGGTGACCCGTGATGGACAATCCAGTTATTACCTCAATGGCACTAAGTGCCGTAAAAAAGACATTACCGATATTTTCCTCGGCACCGGTTTAGGCCCGCGTTCTTACGCCATTATCGAGCAGGGCATGATCTCGCGTTTGATTGAAGCCAAGCCCGAAGAGCTGCGGGTGTATGTGGAAGAAGCGGCCGGTATTTCCAAGTACAAAGAGCGCCGTCGTGAAACCGAAAACCGCATGCGCCGTACCAATGAAAATCTGGAGCGCTTGCAGGATATTCGTGAAGAGCTGGAGCGTCAGTTATCGCACCTGAAACGCCAGGCCGATGCGGCTGAAAAGTACAAGGAATATAAGGCTCAGGAGCGCGAGAAAAAAGCTCAGCTACAGGCGCTTAAATGGCAGATTCTGGATAACGATTACCGCCAGCGTGAGCAGCAAATTGCCCAGCATCAGGTGCAGTTTGAAGCCCATACGGCAGAGCAACGCTCAGCCGATGCCGATATCGAAGCCTTGCGCTTAGAGCACACCGACAAAAGTGACGAATTTGCCACGGCACAGGCAAAGTTCTACGAAATTGGCTCTCAGATTGCCCGTCAGGAGCAGAAGGTTGAACATCAGGCGCAAATGGCATTACAACTCGACCAGGAAATGGCTGAGGTTGAAAAGTCCATTCTCGATACCCAGCGCTCGTTGGAAGACGATCAGCTGCAATTGGAAGGCATTGTTGAAGAAAAGCTGATGCTCGAACCTGAGCTGGAAATGTTGTTGGCCGGTGAAGAAGAGTCGACAGAAGCATTAGCCGTGGCGGAAGAAAAACAACAGGGCTGGCAAGAACAATGGGAGCAGTTTACCCAACGAGCGTCTGAACCAACCCGCCAGGCCGAAGTTGCGCAAACACGCATGCAAAATATTGAGCAGCAGCTGTCGCGTTTGCAACAACAGATTAGCCGCCTGCAGGATGAGAAGCGTGAACTGGCGGAAAACCCGGAATTAGAAGAAATTCAGCTGCTGCAAGAAGAAGTTTCAGAACAGGAAATGGCCTCTGAAGGTTTGCAGGAGCGGGTTGATGAATTACAGCAACAGGTGCAGCAAAACCGTGAACAGCTCGATGCCCGCCGCCGCCAGCTAGAAGATGGCAAAAATCAGCTGCAGCATTTTATTAATCGTAAAGCCACGTTGGATGCCTTACAAAAAGCCGCTCTGGGCGAAGGTTCCGAGGCGGTCAGTCATTGGCTGGAAAGCCATCAGCTGTCTCGTAAACCACGGCTGGCGGAACAACTGCATGTGGATGAAGGTTGGGAACGCGCGGTCGAAACCGTGCTGGGCGATTATTTACAAGCAGTGGTGATTGATGACCTTGATCCAACGCAGCACTGGTTAGGTAATTTAAAAGAAGGTCAGTTAGCGCTTTGGCAACACGCTGTTGAGCAGGGGCAGCATGCGATTGAACAGGGGCAGCACGCCATTGGGCAAGGACAAGAGGCCGTTGAAGCAAATTCCCTGTTAAGCAAAGTGCGTAGTGAACAGGATGTCTCTGGTTTTCTGGCTCGGGTAAAAATCGCCAACGATTTACCCCAGGCGCTGGCCATGCGTTCACAACTGAGTGGCGATGAGTCGGTCATTACCCCTGAAGGTATCTGGCTGGGCAAGCAATGGTTGCGGGTTGCGAAGACCGCCGATGGTGAAGGCGGTGTGCTGGCGCGCCAGCAAGAGCTGGAGACCTTAGAAGAACAAATTGAAGAGCTGGATATTCAGGTCGAAGAATGGGAAGTGGATCTGGAGGCTGATCAACTGAAACTGCGCAGTACCGAGCAGCAGCGCGAAGTGGCACAACGGGAATTGCAGCAGGCCAGCCAGCAGTTAATTCACCTGAAGTCGCAGTTATCCGGTAAGCAGGCCCGTGCCGAACAGTTTGCGTTACGCAGTGACAAGCTGGATCAGGATATTGCTGAAACCCGTGAATCTCAGGAGCTGGAGCGCGAAAGCCTGGAAGAAGTACGCCTGCAATGGCAGGAAGCGATGTCGGCCATTGATGAAGACAGTGGTCAGCGTGAGCGGTTACTGGCAGAAAAAACTCAGGTGCAACTGGCGCTGGATCAGGCGCGTATGGCCGCCGGACAAAACAAAGATCGCAGCCATCAATTGCAACTGCAGGTTCAGGGCTTATCCAGCAAAGAGCAGGGGCTGAATCAGGCGATTGAGCGCTTGGCGGCACAAATGCAGCGTTTACGTGAACGCCGTGACCAGATTGCCGCGAATCAGCAGCGTGACCACTCCCTCGATTTAGAAGAGTTAAAAGCTCAGCTGGAAGAGTTACTGGAACAGAAGCTCAGTGCCGAACAAGTGATGCAGGCTGCACGTCATGCGCTCGAAAGTGTCGACACTCAGTTACGTCAGTTGGAGCAGAAACGCGCTGACGCCGAGAAGAAAGCGCTGGAAGTCCGTAATGAGCTGGAAAAAGTACGGATGGAATGTCAGGCGCTGGATATTCGCCGTCAGGCGTTGGTGGAACAGCTTCAGGAAGCCAAACTCAGCCTGGAACAGGTATTGGAGACCATGCCGGAAGAGGCTGACCCCGATATCTGGCAACAAGAGCTGCAAAAACTGGCGGAGCGCATTCAGCGTTTGGGTGCGATTAACCTGGCTGCGATCGAGGAATACAAAACTCAGTCAGAACGCAAAGTATATCTGGATGCACAACATGCCGACCTGGAGAAGGCGCTATCGACCTTAGAAGGCGCCATTCACAAAATTGACCGTGAAACCCGCACCCGCTTCAAAGAAACCTTCGACAAGATGAATGCTGGTCTGGCCGAACTGTTCCCGAAAGTCTTTGGTGGTGGTCATGCTTCACTGGAGCTGACCGGCGATGACTTGCTCGATACCGGTGTAGCGATTATGGCGCGGCCACCGGGCAAGAAAAACAGCACCATTCATTTGCTCTCTGGTGGCGAAAAGGCGTTAACGGCGATTGCATTGGTCTTCTCGATCTTCCAGCTGAACCCGGCCCCGTTCTGTATGTTGGATGAAGTGGA is from Bacterioplanoides sp. SCSIO 12839 and encodes:
- the smc gene encoding chromosome segregation protein SMC, which gives rise to MRLKAIKLAGFKSFVDPTTVPFNTNMTGIVGPNGCGKSNTIDAVRWVMGESSAKYLRGDAMTDVIFNGSAERKPVGKASVDLIFDNSDGTLRGEYAAYSEISLRRQVTRDGQSSYYLNGTKCRKKDITDIFLGTGLGPRSYAIIEQGMISRLIEAKPEELRVYVEEAAGISKYKERRRETENRMRRTNENLERLQDIREELERQLSHLKRQADAAEKYKEYKAQEREKKAQLQALKWQILDNDYRQREQQIAQHQVQFEAHTAEQRSADADIEALRLEHTDKSDEFATAQAKFYEIGSQIARQEQKVEHQAQMALQLDQEMAEVEKSILDTQRSLEDDQLQLEGIVEEKLMLEPELEMLLAGEEESTEALAVAEEKQQGWQEQWEQFTQRASEPTRQAEVAQTRMQNIEQQLSRLQQQISRLQDEKRELAENPELEEIQLLQEEVSEQEMASEGLQERVDELQQQVQQNREQLDARRRQLEDGKNQLQHFINRKATLDALQKAALGEGSEAVSHWLESHQLSRKPRLAEQLHVDEGWERAVETVLGDYLQAVVIDDLDPTQHWLGNLKEGQLALWQHAVEQGQHAIEQGQHAIGQGQEAVEANSLLSKVRSEQDVSGFLARVKIANDLPQALAMRSQLSGDESVITPEGIWLGKQWLRVAKTADGEGGVLARQQELETLEEQIEELDIQVEEWEVDLEADQLKLRSTEQQREVAQRELQQASQQLIHLKSQLSGKQARAEQFALRSDKLDQDIAETRESQELERESLEEVRLQWQEAMSAIDEDSGQRERLLAEKTQVQLALDQARMAAGQNKDRSHQLQLQVQGLSSKEQGLNQAIERLAAQMQRLRERRDQIAANQQRDHSLDLEELKAQLEELLEQKLSAEQVMQAARHALESVDTQLRQLEQKRADAEKKALEVRNELEKVRMECQALDIRRQALVEQLQEAKLSLEQVLETMPEEADPDIWQQELQKLAERIQRLGAINLAAIEEYKTQSERKVYLDAQHADLEKALSTLEGAIHKIDRETRTRFKETFDKMNAGLAELFPKVFGGGHASLELTGDDLLDTGVAIMARPPGKKNSTIHLLSGGEKALTAIALVFSIFQLNPAPFCMLDEVDAPLDDANVGRYARLVKAMSEKVQFIYITHNKIAMEKASQLMGVTMHEPGVSRLVSVDVEEAAEMIDQ